DNA from Macadamia integrifolia cultivar HAES 741 unplaced genomic scaffold, SCU_Mint_v3 scaffold779, whole genome shotgun sequence:
AAAAATGAGATTGATGGTGAACAagctgaggtagattcagatgagcagaggagacacaatagagttgatcaacaggaaacagatgagttaatcattggtgaccccactgtaggtgttcagactagaagaatgaagaccaacacatactctcttctttcgaagattgaaccaaaaactgttgatgaggcaagcaatgatgagagttggatgaaggtcatgaatgaagaacttgatcagatagagaggaatcacacttgggatctagtccctaggccagttgacaagaatgtgattggtactaaatgggttttcagaaataaactcaatgaagatggtaaagtggtgaggaacaaagcaagacttgtatgcaaaggatatgctcaagtggaaggcattgattttgaggaaacttttgctccagtggcaagacttgaggctatcagaatgttcttggctttgtcagtgtacaaggggttcaaggtctatcaaatggatgtcaaatcagcttttctaaatggaaacttggaagaggaggtttacatagagcagcctgatgggtttcagctgagtgaggaccccactcttgtgtgcagattgaagaaggcattgtatggtttgaaacaagctccaagggcatggtactccagattggactcttacttgtgcaagttgggtttcaagaaaggcttagtggacagtaatctctacatcagaactgaaaaaagcagtcagcttgtggtggttgtgtatgtagatgatatcatctttgggggtcacaaagatgagttgtgcaaagattttgcaatgaggatgcaagatgagtttgagatgtccatgttgggtgaattatcattcttcttgggtttgcagatcagtcaaaagaaagaaggtatcttcatttctcagtccaaatatgtgagggagatgttaaagagattcaccatggaggattgcaagccagttagtacacctatgatgactgggtgtaagttgagcaaggaagatgactctccatcagttgaccacacctcgtataggtcaatgattggtagcctattatatctgacagctagtaggcctgacatcttacaagctgtgtgcatggtagccagatttcaagcaggaccaaaagagacacatgtggcagcagtgaagagaattttcagatatctgaaagggactagtgagtttgggttatggtatccgaaagtcaagagctttagtttgtcagctttttcagatgcagattgggccggatgtgtagatgacaggaagagcacaagtggtggtgcattctatttggggagcagcttggtggcatggcatagtaagaagcaagagtcagtctctctttcaactgcagaggcagaatacattgcagctacatcttgttgtacacaagtgttgtggatgaagcagatgttgaaggatttgagtgtggaggttgagcagacagtgccactatattgtgacaatactagtgctatcaatatctccaagaacccggtgatgcattctagaacgaagcacattgctatccggtatcatttcttaagagacaaggtgatggaaggtgaagtaaggatggagtttgttcccacaacAGAGCAGGTGGccgatatcttcactaaaccgcttcctaaagatcagtttgagttcctcagacagaagctgggagtggtggttcttccaaagcactagtagcattgggagagggggagcaagttgcttgatgttgctacccccatattggactcagggggagtccattggttccaccctttgtacttgttgtcaaagggggagagagttactcatcggagctttagaatgtattagtgatgaggtggttgccaacaactccaaagggggagattgttgttttatggttgtccttgttggcaactcggccacgtggcggtgatgatatggccagtttgggtgacgtggatgaaaatgatgacatggcagtatccagtgtcaccgatgcgataacagagcagcttggtatgcatggagtggtttaatacatcattaataggtggtgcgggtttctgggtcaaaactggcaaaattggcctatttacgatcgagggcattttcggcaatgaaaatgacatttttggaagatcggttcttcatgaaaaagatagattgtaattttcctagtccagtgaatttgatttcgtcacattccgataccgtatgaagaagttacggcatttatggcagtcgagggcagtttcggcattgaagatgatttttttaaaggaagtgttctacatgtaacaatacgacaaaaatacaatctttccaacggttctgatttcatcgcattccgattgcgtatgagaaagatacgtcattggaaatgtgtaggggcattttggtctttttacatggatgattcagatgattgagtcttctgaaaagtcgtagagcatccagttacgattccaacgcacttcatttcatctcgatcggatattgtatgaaaacgttataagtgtttccgtaaagtcggttcgaaaatccaaaccgaaaatccatcagttgctcgcggtgttgggtggatttttcggaatttatttttaaaattcgaggggcttttgtgtaatttaaatattttgaaggtctgagttgcaaggggtctttaagcactgaaacatatggaggcaggggcttgattgtaataaagaggagtaaagggaagtgaaatggatggtcaagattcgaccacgtaggtttgatgcccatccaaaggctactgagattttgcgctgacatggacgagatagatgcttgcgcttAGAATTTGATTGgctaggtgcataattcttgatgcactggcgctacaccttatcaaggtatgttgcggtgtttcgcgcgtgtatagaaggtataaaaagattccgatcttaatgatctcatgaaatctgattaaagccaccatggaggattcggatccaacggtctatatgcatttctcttttatgagtgggagacaagctcccttaaaatccagaaaagcaaccaatcatagatcgacaacacttctgacgatgtcagtgcctacgtcatgatgacgtcatagagattcaaatttaatggtttggatctattgtccgttggtttaatccgacagcttagattacaagatcttttatatgagatctacggtcagatttcacccctgttgcgcgcgccgccggtgtagcctacgccatccctatgaagattccatttcaggctatctcattgctccgacttcaaatggtcatatctctctcattttaactcggatttcggtgaaccaagttgcagcttcttcgttttttcaagccctacaccatggaagcaagaaatatgaggtttgagtgaagaaaggctacggttttggtaggagaaacttccccctctttgttggtccttgaatgagcATACATTCTTGAtaataaatgttcttaggccattaaaggaggtaaaagaggtggttgaagtgtgttaatggtatattaactcaaatccaaggaagaagagaagaaagcaaggatgtgtttgctttgaagagcaaaaaaccaaggagagagaaggtgtgagcaccaaacttgtcagtacaagtttccagtcatcccaggcaatcggttgtgagattctctaacctgtgattttacattacatgtatgtatgtatgttagggttagttgtggatgaatgtatacatgctaggttagttgtggatgaactgtaaacatgctagctagttgtggatgcatatgctaggcagagcttgactgtagggcattgatataagcccaatttaattgtattatttattgtgtgcttagtgggtgctaagcaccgggagtgggtgctcccgtgtagtgggtgctacacattgtatcggcactacgagtgccatctcagcttcggcttgagaaaattgggtgtgggtgctctcgactgtgggtgcagtcaaaagtagtgtattgagtaggaacgaagcctttacaggcactactccggggatgtaggcaaattgccgaacctcgtaaaaaccctgtgttgtgggtgcttattgtttgtattttatattgaagtgcgtggaatgtagAATGGGtatgcatacttggaagtgcctatgagaggctgagtgtgcatacgactgtgtgcaaacagggacaggtatatcaggtttttcttggccaaacATCAGAcaagtttttggggatcggaattggactcactgattcacccccctcttagTGACTGCCGAGTTACAACAATGTGATTATTTTGTGATATTGTGATGGAGAAAGGAGCAAGAGTGATAGGTGTTTTGTTAACAGAATAAAAGACAAAGTTATACTAGAAACTACAATTCGTCCCAATCGCCAAATCTGAGTAAGTGAATGGGCCCAGCCTAGTTAGCTTATGGGCCCTTGTTAGGAAATgtccaaaaataaaatgggcCTAACCTTGCTGTTATTACTATTAAAAAAACATAGTCGGAATCAGTGATAGCCACTGGAGCAGCCCACCATCCGTCATTGATAGTGATGGATCCTTTGTCCATTGGAGGACTATTTGGATTCTCCCCAGTAGGGTTTTATTCAAGGTATTGCAACCGGTATCAGTCACTACCAATATGATGCCGAGATTGATATTGATCCATATCGGCCATATCAGGGAGATACAAGATCAAgaaccccattttttttttaaatgtaaaaacAATCAGATCGATATCGGTAAGGTATCGATATCAGTTGTGCAAGAACCGATACATACAGGCAATCTGATAGTGAAAACAATAGCCATTGTTACATAATCCAATTCAAATATCTGGGCGGGGTCAGGTTTATGAAAGCATAGGCTCTGCTCGAAGTCACCAAGGTTCAGTAGCCCTAGGGTCAGTAAAAACATCTCAGCCCGGCCTTGTCCTGCTCAAGGCAGCCTGAGTTTGGccttattttcatatttttcaagttaatttttacacaaaaatattaaaaatatatatatatatatatatatttatttatttaacccTAAACATGGTATATGTATATTATGATATTCAATTCATGGCCCAAAGCCTGAATTGAATATCTAAAATAAATTAGgatattttaaatatatatcaGAGTTCAACCCATAGCCCCAGCTTAGGCCTGGAATTACAACCCTAGCTGGCCACTAGGTTGAAAAGCTCAACCCCATCTCTAGAATTCTCAGCAGTGCTTTGGGTGGGCCGGAGCTCTTGGGGTCAAATTTACACCCCTTAGTATTGTGTATGTGGACCCATTCAAAGCCCGTTTAAAGCTGGGTAAGAGCTTTTTACTAAGCTTGACAATTTTTGAACGTATGGTCAAAATATTGAAGGATTCTAATGGTCGTATTCCCCTAAACAGATTTCATGCAAAAAAAGTCTTGTGTATGAATCCTAGTTGAAATAGGACTTCACACATCCAAGATCAGAATCTGAAATTTACtacacatttggatggagaagAAATTCAATTGGAAAAATTTGGAATCAGATTTGTGATTAGAACAGAAAATTTGCAGAAATTCCGGATTTGGAACTTTCTTGTCGATggcaaaaggaaaatagaagaatCCGCAAGTCCAGAGTAGCAAATCAGTTGCACAAGAACATGAGTTGTGGGAAATACTAGAACTTGACTAGTTAGtaaacagaaattaaacacctGGGCTTCACACCTTGGTTCAGACACCTACCAGCCTTGACAAAATAGGAGGGTTTCTTCACCAATGGAGAAGGAGAGCAGCAGTGACCTTTTCAATTGAAATTCATGTACAATGCTGGCCTCCCTTGGAGACTTATATTGAAAACTCAAAAAGAGACTCCTACACTATAAAGGAAAGTCCTACAAactcaatccttaactaatatgGTGATTTAGCCTGTTCAAAGATAAATGTATCATTAGCACAATTTAAAACCCGATTAAGACCCgtttaattcaatcaaagaCTAGCATCTGATCAACAGTTTAtaaatagaactatgcttagcATACGAGGTTCGATTACTTAAAGAGGTCAATCATGGTGCAAGCTCTAAAACTGAGGAAGTGTGATTAGACCCGACTAACACTGGATTggcccgaccaattgacatccctactCGTAAGTGGGATAAAATCCTAGGACATGATGACAAAATGTTCATTGAATTTACGCATTAATATAACTGCCATCTACTAGATAAAGTTGCAGTTATAGTAAAAGTGGTGGAATTGATTATAAAAAATATGCGTGCAAAAACCTAGCCCCTTGCTGAATACCATTTCAGCATTGTAAAGAGTCTAATTGCAAGTAAGAAATTTTATTGCGAGGGAAGTAAAGCTTCTATCACATTTCCACAGGAGTTCCACACAAATTCATGCAACGGTACGTCATACCATTATACATGACAAAAATGGTGAAGGATACTCCAAAATGGTGTGACTCCCAAATTCGATAGCtctatcacattttttttttttttatcatgatgCAATTATGGATTTATGTatccatctctctcctcaaattcaatttttttttttattttctattcatttcttaaCAACCAAACATGACCATTGAATAGTTAGTGAACTATTCGTTTAGACAACAACAAATTCAGCCTTATCACAACTTAATGGGATCGCCTATGTTGTGTCAAGAAATTGCACATAGGCAGTCTTCATATTCTGCACAGAAGAACAAATACGAGAGAGTGAGTGTTGGGTTGATTCGACGAgagactctctgatgcctaagccAAATTATTCACAAATAAATAGTtccaataaaaatggaaaaatatcagTCCTCTAGAAAGAGATTTACTTGGGTTCTTATAGTTGAAGATGGCAGTCATCGGTTGAGAGTCACACTTTGGTAGCTTCCTCTTGCAAGTTGGAGTCTGAATATAGCAAGAGTTGTAATAGGAAAGCTATATGAAGAATGTTGCCTTTATGAGAACTCCTTGTATTGGCCATATCCCGGAGAATATGGCGAGATTCCCTTCCTTCAAGGGGAAATTCAACATTTTAGTGAGAGTCCCACTAGGATTTGTTCTGTAATGTACATCCTGTGAATCAGGTTTGGCTAGTCCCCTTTTTGGGACATATCTTGATGGTGGTCTATTGAGGTTTTAAGCCAAGCGGCAAAGGATAAATGGCGTGGTTGTCGAGCTACTTGCCTCGAGCGAAAAATCGTGTGTCTGTTGTCCGATGGATAGAGTTCCTGGGAACCTGTTATTCAATCCAAGCTCATACAGTTGGGTTCATTCAATAATTCTGGCAGCCATGTGAGTGACTCGCATGTGACGTCTCTTCCTCCTTGGTATTGGCCTAGTCGTTTGGCTATTGATGCTCCCTTAACTATTTCGGCCAATCGGCTTCTGTCTTGGGCATCTGCCCTAGGTTGAGTGAACCATGGACAACCTCGTTAGGCCTAGGCTGTTCAACTATCTCCACATTGCTCGGTAGGTCATGTTATTATTGGTCGCATATTTTGGCCACAACAACCTACATGGATcaatacaaaacaaaaataaggaaaacatatgtccaaataaaaaagaagggaatgAAGAGATGAAAATATAGGAGATGAAATAGAAAGGTGAGGgtagaaagatgaaagtaagagtAAATAGGCACAACTGATCACGTCAAGAAAttctcaactaaatgggttcAACTACAtgaatcttttcttttcaatagACTCTATCCAATATCATACATGAGTCAAGACCGGGACAATCCATATCATTCCCAACAACTTTTCCTAATATCATCTTTGGTCGAACCTGATCCGTGGTCTTTTTGCCCCGGTCCCAACTCTTTGAGCGCTTCATTCAGACATGTTCCGTTACCCAAAAAGGAATTCAGTAATGTTCTTAAAAATTCTGTTTAATTATTGTTAAGACAACAGCGTCCAAGTGTTTAACAGTAAACCCACCAGTACTGCACAACCCGCGGACTTCACGTCTTCAATCTCACCTACCCCTCTTCTCCACCAAcccattttttatattatttctcCTTAATCCATGTCACCCTCCGCCTCTGCGCTTCAACACCGTTCACCAGAGAAAGAGAGTAAATCGGAGAGTGTCTAAtagaccctctctctctctctctcttggattCTACTCCATGGCTTCTTCCGCAACTCTTCCAACCCTTCGCTTCTCTCTTAAACCTTCTACTGGCCCCTGTCTCTCTCCATCGGATACATGCCATCTGTTTCTCCGGTGCCGGAATCCAACTGTGTCCTATCCTAGGCCTTCATTACTCTCCTCCGGTTTGTTGGGGAGTAATCGGATCGTGGATCCTGTCTTGAAATGTGATCGAACTCGATCCACGGTGTCGGCAACGGCAACTCCGGCTGAGGTAATGGAGCAGTTGCCGCCTAAAACCGACTCTAATGTTTCTACTATTGTTGATGTCAATTTGGGGGATCGAAGCTATCCCATATATATTGGAACCGGACTTCTTGATGAACCCGATCTTCTTCAGCggtaattccattatttttccttttccctataTCTTATTCTTCATTTCTAGTTGAATTCATCTCTTGGTTAATTTATGCTTCTCATGGTTTCATCTTGCAATCGAGGTCTGCAAGTCTGTACCAATTGCGGATTTCAATTGTTATTTTTATCTTAAGATTCCCTGTCTCTTTGTTCCTTCTAGTCTGATCTAGGTCACAAAAGTAAACCCAGATATTGCAATCAATTCgttatgcctttttttttttttttttttttggtttttaaagAAACGAATGGAATgggttttcttgtgttttcagTCTCTGGGTTCAATATAATGTTGTTATTTTCTCAGACATGTTCATGGGAAGCGAGTTCTCGTGGTCACCAACACTACAATTGCACCATTGTACCTTGATAAAGTTATTAATGCTTTGACTGCTGGAAACTCAAAAGTTTCTGTTGAAAGTGTGATTTTACCAGATGGTGAGAAGTATAAGGACATGGTAGGTTTTTGAAGACTTCGATCATGGTAATTCTTTTGTCATAGGAGGAATCTTTATTAATTTGGCTACTTTTTATATTCTCTCTAGGATACTCTCATG
Protein-coding regions in this window:
- the LOC122069951 gene encoding 3-dehydroquinate synthase, chloroplastic-like, yielding MASSATLPTLRFSLKPSTGPCLSPSDTCHLFLRCRNPTVSYPRPSLLSSGLLGSNRIVDPVLKCDRTRSTVSATATPAEVMEQLPPKTDSNVSTIVDVNLGDRSYPIYIGTGLLDEPDLLQRHVHGKRVLVVTNTTIAPLYLDKVINALTAGNSKVSVESVILPDGEKYKDMDTLMKIFDKAIESRLDRRCTFVALGGGVIGDMCGFAAAAFLRGVNFIQIPTTVMAQVDSSVGGKTGINHRLGKNLIGAFYQPQCVLVDIDTLNTLPDRELASGLAEVVKYGLIRDAEFFEWQEKNMQALLARYRTH